The Flexivirga oryzae genome has a segment encoding these proteins:
- the uvrC gene encoding excinuclease ABC subunit UvrC, whose amino-acid sequence MADPSSYRPKPGEIPVDPGVYKFRDKDRRVIYVGKAKSLRSRLSSYFQDIAALHPRTRTMVTTGASVEWTVVRNEVEALQLEYSWIKEFDPRFNVKYRDDKSYPYLAVTMGEEFPRAQVMRGTKRKGTRYFGPYAHAWAIRETLDQLLRVFPLRTCSSGVFRRAGQVGRPCLLGYIDKCSAPCVGRVTPEEHRAIAEEFCDFMAGNTGRFVKRLEREMRAASDELDFETAARRRDDLQALEKALERSAVVLPDATDADVFGIADDELEAAVQVFHVRGGRIRGQRGWVVDKQSEGDLGLAEVVERLLGQVYGGESPEGVPREVLVPALPPEPEAMADLLSEVRGANVDLRVPQRGDKHTLMETVNRNATQALARHKVARAGDLTARSQALQDLQDALELQQAPLRIECFDVSHVQGTNVVASMVVFEDGLPRKGEYRRFIVRGTPQPDGSVRVDDTAAMDEILTRRFRHYLEDRDNAGDIELDDTDEPSPGSGPIDETTGKPKRFAYPPQLVVVDGGKPQVDAASRALEGLGIDDVAVVGLAKRLEEVWLPGDDFPVILPRTSDGLYLLQRVRDEAHRFAITFHRQRRSKAMTRSALDDIPGLGAVRRKALLKQFGSVKRLRAATADEIAAVKGIGPALAATVHSHLKEDGDATPAVNLTTGEVLDDKETIR is encoded by the coding sequence GTGGCCGATCCTTCGTCATACCGCCCGAAGCCGGGGGAGATCCCGGTCGACCCCGGTGTCTACAAGTTCCGCGACAAGGACCGCCGGGTCATCTACGTCGGCAAGGCCAAATCGCTGCGCAGCCGGCTGTCGTCGTACTTCCAGGACATCGCGGCACTGCACCCGCGCACCCGCACCATGGTCACCACCGGAGCCAGCGTCGAATGGACCGTGGTGCGCAACGAGGTGGAGGCGCTGCAGCTCGAATACTCCTGGATCAAGGAGTTCGACCCGCGGTTCAACGTCAAGTACCGCGACGACAAGTCCTACCCCTACCTCGCGGTCACCATGGGCGAGGAGTTCCCCCGGGCGCAGGTGATGCGCGGGACCAAGCGCAAGGGCACCCGCTACTTCGGGCCCTACGCGCACGCGTGGGCGATCCGCGAGACGCTCGACCAGCTGCTGCGGGTCTTCCCGCTGCGCACCTGCAGCAGCGGCGTCTTCCGGCGCGCCGGGCAGGTCGGCCGGCCGTGCCTGCTGGGTTACATCGACAAGTGCTCGGCGCCCTGTGTCGGTCGGGTCACCCCGGAGGAGCACCGGGCGATCGCGGAGGAGTTCTGCGACTTCATGGCCGGCAACACCGGCCGGTTCGTCAAGCGGCTGGAGCGCGAAATGCGTGCTGCCAGCGACGAACTCGACTTCGAGACGGCCGCACGGCGACGGGACGACCTGCAGGCGCTGGAGAAGGCCCTGGAGCGGTCCGCGGTCGTGCTGCCGGACGCGACCGACGCCGACGTCTTCGGGATCGCCGACGACGAGCTGGAGGCCGCGGTGCAGGTCTTCCACGTGCGCGGTGGACGCATCCGTGGCCAGCGGGGCTGGGTGGTCGACAAGCAGAGTGAGGGTGATCTCGGGCTCGCCGAGGTGGTCGAGCGCTTGCTCGGGCAGGTGTATGGCGGGGAGTCTCCCGAAGGTGTGCCGCGTGAGGTGCTGGTGCCGGCGTTGCCGCCGGAGCCGGAGGCGATGGCAGATCTGCTGTCCGAGGTCCGCGGCGCGAACGTCGACCTGCGCGTGCCGCAGCGTGGTGACAAACACACGCTGATGGAAACGGTCAACCGCAACGCCACGCAGGCCCTCGCCCGGCACAAGGTGGCCCGCGCCGGTGACCTCACCGCGCGCAGCCAGGCGTTGCAGGACCTGCAGGACGCGCTCGAACTGCAGCAGGCGCCACTGCGCATCGAGTGCTTCGACGTCAGCCACGTGCAGGGCACCAACGTCGTCGCCTCGATGGTCGTCTTCGAGGACGGGCTGCCCCGCAAGGGCGAATACCGGCGGTTCATCGTGCGCGGCACCCCGCAGCCCGACGGGTCCGTCCGGGTCGACGACACCGCCGCCATGGACGAGATCCTCACCCGCCGGTTCCGGCACTACCTCGAGGACCGTGACAACGCCGGGGACATCGAGCTGGACGACACCGACGAGCCGTCACCGGGCAGTGGCCCGATCGACGAAACCACCGGCAAACCCAAGCGATTCGCCTACCCGCCGCAACTGGTGGTCGTCGACGGCGGCAAGCCGCAGGTGGACGCCGCGTCGCGCGCCCTGGAGGGCCTGGGCATCGACGACGTCGCCGTGGTCGGTCTGGCCAAACGACTCGAAGAGGTCTGGCTGCCCGGCGACGACTTCCCGGTGATCCTGCCGCGCACCAGTGACGGCCTCTACCTGTTGCAGCGGGTGCGCGACGAGGCGCACCGCTTCGCGATCACCTTCCACCGGCAGCGCCGATCCAAGGCGATGACGCGGTCGGCGCTGGACGACATACCCGGGCTGGGCGCAGTCCGTCGCAAGGCGCTGCTGAAGCAGTTCGGTTCGGTCAAGAGGCTCCGGGCGGCAACAGCGGACGAGATTGCCGCGGTGAAGGGCATCGGGCCCGCTCTCGCCGCTACGGTGCACTCACACCTGAAAGAAGATGGCGACGCGACACCTGCGGTCAACCTGACCACCGGTGAAGTGCTGGACGACAAGGAGACGATCCGATGA
- the gap gene encoding type I glyceraldehyde-3-phosphate dehydrogenase: MTVRVGINGFGRIGRNFFRAVVASGADIEVVGVNDLTDNESLALLLKYDSILGRFPGDVSATDTDITAGDATFKAFAERDPAKLPWGDLGADIVIESTGIFTDATKAKVHVDNGAKKVIISAPAKNEDITIVMGVNDGDYDASNHTIISNASCTTNCLGPMAKALHDEFGIVKGLMTTIHAYTQDQNLQDGPHKDARRARAAALNIVPTSTGAAKAIGLVLPELKGKLDGYALRVPTPTGSATDLTFEAGRETTVEEVNAAVEKAADGRILRYTSDPIVSSDIVTDPASCIFDSGLTKVIGNQVKVVGWYDNEWGYSNRLADLVQLVGQSL; this comes from the coding sequence GTGACCGTCCGCGTGGGAATCAATGGCTTCGGCCGCATCGGCCGCAACTTCTTCCGGGCCGTCGTCGCGTCCGGTGCCGACATCGAGGTCGTGGGCGTCAACGACCTGACCGACAACGAGTCACTCGCGCTGCTGCTGAAGTACGACTCGATCCTGGGCCGTTTCCCCGGTGACGTGTCCGCCACGGACACCGACATCACCGCCGGCGACGCGACCTTCAAGGCGTTCGCCGAGCGCGACCCCGCCAAGCTGCCGTGGGGCGACCTGGGCGCCGACATCGTCATCGAGTCGACCGGCATCTTCACCGACGCCACCAAGGCGAAGGTGCACGTCGACAACGGCGCCAAGAAGGTCATCATCTCGGCGCCGGCGAAGAACGAGGACATCACCATCGTGATGGGTGTCAACGACGGCGACTACGACGCGTCGAACCACACGATCATCTCCAACGCGTCCTGCACCACCAACTGCCTCGGCCCGATGGCCAAGGCGCTGCACGACGAGTTCGGCATCGTCAAGGGCCTGATGACGACCATCCACGCCTACACGCAGGACCAGAACCTCCAGGACGGACCGCACAAGGACGCCCGCCGGGCCCGCGCCGCCGCCCTCAACATCGTCCCCACGTCGACCGGTGCCGCCAAGGCCATCGGCCTGGTGCTGCCGGAGCTGAAGGGCAAACTGGACGGCTACGCGCTGCGCGTCCCGACCCCGACCGGGTCGGCCACCGACCTCACCTTCGAGGCGGGTCGCGAGACCACCGTCGAAGAGGTCAACGCGGCCGTGGAGAAGGCCGCCGACGGCCGGATCCTGCGCTACACCAGCGACCCGATCGTCTCCTCCGACATCGTGACCGACCCGGCGTCGTGCATCTTCGACTCGGGCCTGACCAAGGTCATCGGCAACCAGGTCAAGGTCGTCGGCTGGTACGACAACGAGTGGGGTTACTCCAACCGGCTGGCCGACCTCGTGCAGCTGGTCGGGCAGAGCCTCTGA
- the whiA gene encoding DNA-binding protein WhiA: MSMTAAVKDELSRYVVTKTCCRKAEISAMLRFAGGLHIIGGRIVIEAELDTASAARRLRQSIADLYGQTPQVLVMSGGGLRRGSRYIVRVAQDGEALARQTGLIDHRGRPVRGLPPRVVNGAVCDSEAAWRGAFLAHGSLTEPGRSSSMEITCPGQEAALALVGAARRLGVQSKARDVRGVDRVVIRDGDAIGVMLTRLGATDAFMAWEERRMRREVRATANRLANFDDANLRRSVEAAVQAGTRVERALEILGEEVPDHLAEAGRLRLTHKESSLEELGQKAEPPLTKDAVAGRIRRLLAMADKRAADLGIPNTEAALSGDLLDG, translated from the coding sequence ATGTCGATGACCGCAGCCGTCAAGGACGAACTGAGCAGGTATGTCGTCACGAAGACGTGCTGCCGCAAGGCGGAGATCTCCGCGATGCTCCGGTTCGCGGGCGGCCTGCACATCATCGGTGGCCGGATCGTCATCGAGGCCGAGCTCGACACCGCCTCGGCGGCCCGCCGGTTGCGGCAGTCGATCGCCGACCTCTACGGCCAGACCCCGCAGGTGCTGGTGATGAGCGGCGGCGGCCTGCGCCGCGGCAGCCGGTACATCGTGCGGGTGGCGCAGGACGGCGAGGCGCTGGCGCGGCAGACCGGCCTGATCGACCACCGCGGGCGTCCCGTGCGCGGGCTGCCGCCGCGCGTGGTCAACGGTGCGGTGTGCGACTCCGAGGCGGCGTGGCGGGGCGCGTTCCTCGCCCACGGCTCGCTCACCGAGCCCGGTCGCTCGTCCTCGATGGAGATCACCTGCCCGGGCCAGGAGGCAGCGCTCGCGCTCGTCGGGGCGGCCCGCCGGCTCGGCGTGCAGTCCAAGGCGCGTGACGTGCGCGGGGTCGACCGCGTCGTCATCCGGGACGGCGACGCCATCGGCGTCATGCTCACCCGGCTCGGCGCGACCGATGCGTTCATGGCGTGGGAGGAACGCCGGATGCGCCGGGAGGTGCGGGCGACCGCCAACCGGCTGGCCAACTTCGACGACGCCAACCTGCGCCGCTCGGTCGAGGCGGCCGTGCAGGCCGGCACCCGCGTCGAGCGGGCCCTGGAGATCCTCGGCGAGGAGGTGCCCGACCACCTGGCAGAGGCCGGCCGACTCCGGTTGACGCACAAGGAGTCCAGCCTCGAGGAGCTCGGGCAGAAGGCGGAGCCGCCGCTCACCAAGGACGCGGTCGCCGGCCGGATCCGCCGGCTGCTGGCGATGGCCGACAAGCGGGCGGCCGACCTCGGCATACCCAACACCGAGGCGGCCCTGTCGGGGGACCTGCTCGACGGCTGA
- the uvrA gene encoding excinuclease ABC subunit UvrA, protein MPTPPSSTVPSSRGRDHLRVRGAREHNLQDISIDIPRDALVVFTGLSGSGKSSLAFDTIFAEGQRRYVESLSAYARQFLGQMDKPDVDFIEGLSPAVSIDQKSTNRNPRSTVGTITEVYDYLRLLFARAGRPHCPVCGEPVGRQTPQQIVDQLLALPDRTRYQVLAPVVRARKGEYLELFAELQAKGYSRARVDGEVVTLTEPPKLAKQKKHTIEVVVDRLVAKEGDASGKQRITDSVETALGLAGGVMIADLVDLDADDPRRERRFSEKMACPNEHPLAMDEIEPRSFSFNSPFGACPTCTGIGTELEVDIDLVIPDQDKSIREGAILPWAQGAQSTDYFLRVIGALADEQKFSLDVPWRALPERAKEALLHGRNHKVHVKYRNRYGRERSYSTGFEGVIPFIKRRHEETESDWSRDRYEGYMREVPCPVCRGARLKPESLAVTIGGRSIAEVCALPISESAGFLDNVDFTPRERQIAERVIREVDARLGFLLDVGLDYLSLDRPAATLSGGEAQRIRLATQIGSGLVGVLYVLDEPSIGLHQRDNHRLIETLTRLRDLGNTLIVVEHDEDTIATADWVVDIGPGAGEHGGNVVHSGPVKELLEHPDSITGAYLSGRREILTPAIRRPQDGRQIVVRGAREHNLQNIDAAIPLGNLVAVTGVSGSGKSTLVNHILYNVLANQLNGARHVPGRHRTVEGLDQLDKVVHVDQSPIGRTPRSNPATYTGVFDNIRKLFAETTEAKVRGYQPGRFSFNVKGGRCEACSGDGTIKIEMNFLPDVYVPCEVCHGARYNRETLEVHFKGKTIADVLDMPIEEAKDFFAAVPAIARHMNTLVDVGLGYVRLGQPAPTLSGGEAQRVKLASELQKRSTGRTIYVLDEPTTGLHFEDIRKLLGVLQGLVDKGNTVIVIEHNLDVIKSADWILDMGPEGGHRGGTIVATGTPEEVAEVADSYTGQFLAPLLAKTTRAARPSQAKASPTKKATTKKASAKKTATKKAARKTAATKAAATTSPTRTRTAAAAARSAKPAATAKAPNAKATRAN, encoded by the coding sequence GTGCCAACGCCTCCGTCATCCACCGTGCCATCAAGTCGGGGCCGCGACCACCTCCGGGTGCGTGGTGCTCGCGAGCACAACCTCCAGGACATCTCGATCGACATCCCGCGCGACGCGCTCGTGGTCTTCACCGGGCTGTCCGGTTCGGGCAAGTCGTCACTCGCCTTCGACACCATCTTCGCCGAGGGACAGCGCCGGTATGTCGAGTCGCTGTCGGCATACGCCCGGCAGTTCCTCGGCCAGATGGACAAGCCGGACGTCGACTTCATCGAGGGTCTGTCGCCCGCGGTGTCGATCGACCAGAAGTCGACCAACCGCAACCCGCGCTCGACCGTCGGCACCATCACCGAGGTCTACGACTACCTGCGCCTGCTCTTCGCCCGCGCCGGGCGGCCGCACTGCCCGGTGTGCGGTGAGCCGGTCGGCCGGCAGACACCGCAACAGATCGTCGACCAGCTGCTGGCGCTGCCGGACCGCACCCGCTACCAGGTGCTGGCCCCGGTGGTGCGGGCGCGCAAGGGCGAATACCTCGAGTTGTTCGCCGAGTTGCAGGCCAAGGGCTACTCGCGGGCGCGGGTCGACGGCGAGGTCGTGACGCTCACCGAGCCGCCGAAGCTCGCCAAGCAGAAGAAGCACACGATCGAGGTCGTCGTCGACCGGCTGGTGGCCAAGGAGGGTGATGCCTCCGGCAAGCAGCGGATCACCGACTCGGTCGAGACGGCGCTCGGCCTGGCCGGTGGTGTGATGATCGCCGACCTGGTCGACCTGGACGCCGACGACCCCCGGCGGGAGCGGCGCTTCTCCGAGAAGATGGCCTGCCCCAACGAGCACCCGCTCGCGATGGACGAGATCGAGCCCCGCTCGTTCTCGTTCAACAGCCCGTTCGGCGCGTGCCCGACCTGCACCGGTATCGGCACCGAGCTGGAGGTCGACATCGACCTGGTGATCCCCGACCAGGACAAGTCGATCCGGGAGGGCGCGATCCTGCCGTGGGCGCAGGGCGCGCAGTCGACCGACTACTTCCTGCGGGTCATCGGCGCGCTCGCCGACGAGCAGAAGTTCAGCCTCGACGTGCCGTGGCGAGCGCTGCCGGAGCGTGCCAAGGAGGCGCTGCTGCACGGCCGGAACCACAAGGTGCACGTCAAGTACCGCAACCGCTACGGCCGCGAACGCAGCTACTCCACGGGCTTCGAGGGCGTCATACCGTTCATCAAGCGGCGGCACGAGGAGACCGAGTCCGACTGGAGCCGGGACCGCTACGAGGGCTACATGCGGGAGGTGCCCTGCCCGGTCTGCCGCGGCGCCCGGCTGAAGCCCGAGTCGCTGGCGGTGACCATCGGCGGACGTTCCATCGCCGAGGTCTGCGCGCTGCCGATCTCCGAGTCGGCCGGCTTCCTGGACAACGTCGACTTCACACCGCGGGAGCGGCAGATCGCCGAGCGGGTGATCCGCGAGGTCGACGCACGGCTCGGATTCCTGCTGGACGTCGGTCTCGACTACCTGTCGCTCGACCGGCCCGCGGCGACGCTGTCCGGCGGTGAGGCGCAGCGCATCCGGCTGGCCACCCAGATCGGTTCGGGGCTGGTCGGCGTGCTCTACGTGCTCGACGAGCCGTCCATCGGTCTGCACCAGCGCGACAACCACCGGCTGATCGAGACGCTGACCCGGTTGCGCGACCTGGGCAACACGCTGATCGTCGTGGAGCACGACGAGGACACCATCGCCACCGCCGACTGGGTCGTCGACATCGGGCCGGGCGCGGGCGAGCACGGCGGCAACGTCGTGCACTCGGGTCCGGTCAAGGAGCTGTTGGAGCACCCCGACTCGATCACCGGCGCCTACCTGTCCGGTCGTCGCGAGATCCTGACCCCGGCGATCCGCCGGCCGCAGGACGGTCGCCAGATCGTCGTCCGCGGGGCGCGCGAGCACAACCTGCAGAACATCGACGCCGCCATACCGCTCGGCAATCTCGTGGCGGTCACCGGTGTTTCCGGCTCCGGCAAGTCGACGCTGGTCAACCACATCCTCTACAACGTGCTGGCCAACCAGCTCAACGGCGCCCGGCACGTGCCCGGGCGGCACCGCACGGTGGAGGGTCTGGACCAGCTGGACAAGGTCGTCCACGTCGACCAGAGCCCGATCGGCCGCACCCCGCGGAGCAACCCCGCGACCTACACCGGGGTCTTCGACAACATCCGCAAGCTGTTCGCCGAGACGACCGAGGCGAAGGTGCGCGGTTACCAGCCGGGACGCTTCTCGTTCAACGTCAAGGGTGGTCGCTGCGAGGCCTGCAGCGGTGACGGCACCATCAAGATCGAGATGAACTTCCTGCCGGACGTCTACGTCCCGTGCGAGGTGTGCCACGGCGCCCGCTACAACCGCGAGACGCTCGAGGTGCACTTCAAGGGCAAGACGATCGCGGACGTGCTCGACATGCCGATCGAGGAGGCGAAGGACTTCTTCGCGGCGGTGCCCGCCATCGCGCGGCACATGAACACCCTGGTCGACGTCGGGCTGGGTTACGTCCGGCTCGGGCAGCCGGCGCCGACCCTGTCCGGTGGCGAGGCGCAGCGCGTGAAGCTCGCCTCCGAGCTGCAGAAGCGTTCCACCGGCCGCACCATCTACGTGCTCGACGAGCCCACCACCGGTTTGCACTTCGAGGACATCCGCAAGCTGCTCGGGGTGCTGCAGGGCCTGGTCGACAAGGGCAACACGGTGATCGTGATCGAGCACAATCTCGACGTGATCAAGTCGGCCGACTGGATCCTCGACATGGGCCCCGAGGGCGGGCACCGGGGCGGCACCATCGTGGCGACCGGCACCCCGGAGGAGGTGGCCGAGGTCGCGGACAGCTACACCGGTCAGTTCCTCGCGCCGCTGCTCGCCAAGACGACCCGGGCCGCTCGGCCGTCGCAGGCCAAGGCGTCGCCGACGAAGAAGGCGACGACGAAGAAGGCGAGCGCGAAGAAGACGGCGACGAAGAAGGCGGCGCGGAAGACGGCCGCCACCAAGGCCGCAGCCACCACGTCGCCCACCCGCACCCGGACCGCCGCCGCGGCGGCACGCTCGGCCAAGCCCGCTGCCACCGCGAAGGCACCGAACGCGAAGGCGACGCGGGCGAACTGA
- the rapZ gene encoding RNase adapter RapZ, producing MTTSEEPPAGSPELIVVTGMSGAGRTTAANVLEDRGWYVIDNLPPQLLVSMADLLAKQSVDNRDDLPRLAAVVDVRSREFFTDFREGLDHLRDEGWRPTVIFMDATDEALVRRFESVRRPHPLQGEGRLLDGIQAERETLRDLRSTADILIDTSGLNVHQLSSKVREFVGGDEGPALRVAVMSFGFKYGIPLDADLVFDMRFLPNPFWNPQLRPHTGQEAIVADYVLAQPGAKEFLDRTLSLLEPMTAGYLREGRSYVTLAVGCTGGKHRSVAMAEALADKLNSSQVKSIVVHRDLGRE from the coding sequence ATGACCACCTCGGAGGAGCCCCCGGCGGGGTCGCCGGAGCTGATCGTCGTCACGGGTATGAGCGGCGCGGGACGCACCACCGCCGCCAACGTGCTCGAGGACCGCGGGTGGTACGTCATCGACAACCTCCCGCCGCAACTGCTGGTCTCCATGGCGGACCTGCTCGCCAAGCAGAGCGTCGACAACCGTGACGACCTGCCGCGTCTGGCGGCCGTCGTCGACGTCCGGTCACGGGAGTTCTTCACCGACTTCCGGGAGGGCCTGGACCACCTGCGTGACGAGGGGTGGCGGCCGACGGTCATCTTCATGGACGCGACCGACGAGGCCTTGGTGCGCCGCTTCGAGTCGGTCCGCCGCCCGCACCCGCTGCAGGGCGAGGGCCGGCTGCTGGACGGCATCCAGGCAGAACGCGAAACCCTGCGTGACCTGCGCTCCACGGCCGACATCCTGATCGACACCAGCGGTCTCAACGTCCACCAGCTCAGCAGCAAGGTGCGCGAGTTCGTCGGCGGCGACGAGGGCCCGGCACTGCGCGTCGCGGTCATGTCGTTCGGGTTCAAGTACGGCATCCCGCTGGACGCCGACCTGGTCTTCGACATGCGCTTCCTGCCCAACCCGTTCTGGAACCCGCAGCTGCGGCCGCACACCGGCCAGGAGGCGATCGTCGCCGACTACGTGCTCGCCCAGCCCGGTGCCAAGGAGTTCCTCGACCGCACCCTGAGCCTGCTGGAGCCGATGACCGCCGGTTACCTGCGCGAGGGCCGCAGTTACGTGACGCTCGCCGTCGGGTGCACCGGTGGCAAGCACCGGTCCGTCGCGATGGCCGAGGCGCTCGCCGACAAGCTGAACTCCAGCCAGGTGAAGTCGATCGTCGTCCACCGCGACCTGGGGCGCGAATGA
- a CDS encoding gluconeogenesis factor YvcK family protein → MTRRPAIAALGGGHGLFASLQALQLVTDKITAIVTVADDGGSSGRLREEFDILPPGDLRMALAALCDNSEWGLQWADALQHRFAGDGPLGGHALGNLIIASLWDLLGDPITGLDLVGRLLGARGRVLPMAAEPLRIEASVVGADPDDPEAVTEIIGQVEVATTPGRVLGVRLHPDPPLACQEAIDAVYDADWVILGPGSWFTSVMPHLLVPDLREALVHTTAKRMLTLNMVMNTGETSGFSASDHLEVLAAHAPELHLDVVLADPSVVADQGEQLRSTAESLGAEVVFANVADSDRPGAHDTLRLAAAYRDVVE, encoded by the coding sequence ATGACCCGGCGTCCGGCGATCGCCGCGCTCGGTGGCGGTCATGGTCTCTTCGCCTCGCTGCAGGCCCTGCAGCTGGTCACCGACAAGATCACCGCGATCGTCACGGTCGCCGACGACGGCGGCTCGAGCGGGCGGTTGCGGGAGGAGTTCGACATCCTGCCGCCCGGCGACCTGCGGATGGCGCTGGCGGCGCTGTGCGACAACTCCGAATGGGGCCTGCAGTGGGCCGACGCCCTGCAACACCGCTTCGCCGGTGACGGACCGCTCGGCGGCCACGCGCTGGGCAACCTGATCATCGCCTCGCTCTGGGACCTGCTGGGTGATCCGATCACCGGGCTCGACCTGGTCGGCCGGCTGCTCGGCGCGCGTGGGCGCGTGCTGCCGATGGCCGCCGAGCCGCTGCGCATCGAGGCCAGCGTGGTGGGCGCGGACCCGGACGACCCGGAAGCGGTCACCGAGATCATCGGTCAGGTCGAGGTCGCCACGACGCCGGGCCGGGTGCTCGGGGTGCGGCTGCACCCCGACCCGCCGCTGGCCTGCCAGGAGGCGATCGACGCGGTGTATGACGCCGACTGGGTGATCCTCGGCCCCGGTTCGTGGTTCACGTCGGTGATGCCGCACCTGCTGGTGCCCGACCTGCGGGAGGCGCTGGTGCACACCACCGCCAAACGGATGCTGACCCTCAACATGGTGATGAACACCGGTGAAACGAGCGGCTTCAGCGCCTCCGACCACCTCGAGGTGCTGGCCGCACACGCGCCCGAACTCCATCTCGACGTGGTGCTGGCCGACCCGAGCGTGGTCGCGGATCAGGGCGAACAACTGCGCAGCACGGCCGAATCGCTAGGCGCGGAAGTGGTTTTCGCCAACGTCGCCGACTCCGATCGACCGGGCGCACACGACACACTCCGGCTCGCAGCGGCCTATCGTGATGTGGTCGAGTGA
- a CDS encoding Rieske (2Fe-2S) protein, translating to MTTRDDRPADAPGEGTPRRAVLCSAGLIGGLTVVAALAGCGGSSAADAAGSTGASVTHGGSAGGAAESVATSKVPVGSGIIDDNLQTVITQPTSGEFKAFNYLCTHQQCPVSQIQGEKIMCACHGSEFSIKDGSVLQGPATKPLEAKTATVKGSRVVIS from the coding sequence ATGACGACCCGAGACGACCGTCCTGCCGACGCACCCGGTGAAGGGACCCCGCGGCGTGCGGTGCTGTGCTCCGCCGGCCTCATCGGCGGACTCACGGTGGTGGCCGCGCTGGCCGGGTGTGGTGGGTCGAGCGCTGCCGATGCGGCCGGCAGCACCGGCGCCTCGGTGACGCACGGCGGCTCGGCAGGCGGTGCCGCCGAGAGCGTCGCGACGTCGAAGGTCCCGGTCGGCAGCGGCATCATCGACGACAACCTGCAGACGGTCATCACCCAGCCCACCAGCGGCGAGTTCAAGGCGTTCAACTACCTGTGCACGCACCAGCAGTGCCCGGTCTCGCAGATCCAGGGCGAGAAGATCATGTGCGCCTGCCACGGCAGCGAGTTCAGCATCAAGGACGGCTCCGTGCTGCAAGGACCCGCGACCAAGCCGCTGGAAGCCAAGACCGCGACGGTCAAGGGATCCCGGGTCGTCATCTCCTGA
- a CDS encoding MBL fold metallo-hydrolase, with protein MMYDGHVTPGDAPATRDAGPARISKLSVSDMHNNVYLVTDAASGEALLIDAADDWPAIAAMVEADGGRVTQIVTTHRHWDHVRALPDAVGATGARTLAGADDADELPVAVDQRLADGDTVRVGDLTLDVIALRGHTPGSVALSFRGDDGHTHLFTGDSLFPGGVGATNHADYQSFPQLIDDVEERVFGRYDDDTWVYPGHGDDTTLGAERPQLAEWRSRGW; from the coding sequence ATGATGTACGACGGTCACGTGACCCCTGGTGATGCTCCTGCGACGCGTGATGCGGGTCCGGCGCGGATCAGCAAGCTCAGCGTCTCGGACATGCACAACAACGTCTACCTGGTGACCGACGCGGCGAGCGGTGAGGCGCTGCTCATCGACGCCGCCGACGACTGGCCGGCGATCGCGGCGATGGTCGAGGCGGACGGCGGCCGGGTCACCCAGATCGTCACCACGCACCGGCACTGGGACCACGTGCGGGCCCTGCCGGACGCGGTGGGCGCGACCGGAGCCCGCACCCTCGCGGGCGCGGACGACGCGGACGAGCTGCCGGTCGCCGTCGACCAGCGGCTGGCCGACGGCGACACCGTCCGCGTCGGCGACCTGACGCTCGACGTGATCGCCCTGCGCGGGCACACGCCCGGGTCCGTCGCACTGTCGTTCCGGGGCGACGACGGTCACACCCACCTGTTCACCGGCGACTCCCTCTTCCCCGGAGGCGTAGGAGCGACGAATCACGCCGACTACCAGTCGTTCCCGCAGCTGATCGACGACGTCGAGGAGCGCGTGTTCGGCCGGTACGACGACGACACCTGGGTCTACCCGGGGCACGGTGACGACACGACCCTCGGGGCCGAGCGCCCGCAGCTGGCGGAGTGGCGATCGCGGGGCTGGTGA